From the genome of Mycobacterium kansasii ATCC 12478:
CGGCCGGGCCGTTGACCGCTGCCACCACCGGCACTCGGCAGCGTGCCATACCCAGCACGATGTCGCGCCCGTGCGCAATGGTCTTGGCGCGCAGATCGGCGTCGTGGGCCAACTCGGCCAGATACGTGAAATCGCCGCCTGCCGAGAACGCCCGGCCGGCGCCGGTGAGCACCGCAGCGCGGGCAGTGCGATCGTCGCTCAATCGCGGCCACAGCTGCGCCAGCCCGACATGCAGATTGTCGTTGACGGCGTTGAGGGCATCGGGGCGGTTCAGGGTGATGATGCGCAACGCCCCGTCGGCACGAACGTCGATTTCTGCTGGCATGTCGTACATTTCAAACCCCTAATCCCAGGATTCGCGAAGCGATGATGTTCTTCTGTATCTGCGAGGTGCCGCCCATCACGCTTTGCGCGCGGCTGTACAGGTAGGCGCTGAGCAGGTCCGGGTCGCGGGTTCCGCCGACGGCCAATGCGGCGTGTCCGACGGATTGCTCCACCCACGTCATCAGCAGCTTGTCCAGCGATCCTTCGGGTCCGTGCGAGACCCCGTCGAGCTGTTCGGACAGCCGGCGGCGCACGTGGTGGGTCAGCATCTCCGCCTGGACCGCCGCCCAGGCGAGCTCCTCGGATGGCGGATTCTCACTGCGCGCCAACAATTCTCGCACCAGCTTGCCGTAACGGGCCGCATAGCCGAGCGTGGCCGGTTCGCGCTCGTGGCCCACCACGGTCATGGCCACCGCCCAGCCGTCACCGGGCGCACCCACCATGCGGTCTGTCGGGACGGTTGCGCCGTCGAAGAGCACCTGGCCGAATTCGTTGCTGACGCCGTTCATCATGCGCAGCGGACGTTGTTGCACACCAGGCTGTTTCATCTCGACGACGAACGCCGACAGGCCGCGATGGCGATGTGCTTCCCGATCGGTGCGGGCTAGCAGCAGACACCAGTCGGCCACGTCGGAGTAGCTGGTCCAGATCTTGTGTCCGTGCAGGACGTAATGGTCGCCCTCGCGGGTGGCGGTAGTGGTCAGCGACGCCAGATCCGAGCCGGCACCCGGCTCGCTGAAGCCCTGACACCAGCGCTGGCTGCCGTCGATGATGCCGGGCAGGAAGCGTTGCCGCAGTGCCTCGCTGCCGTGCCGCCCGATCCCGAAGACCAGGTAGCCCACGCTGGGGCGTGGTGGTGCGCCGGCGCGCGCCAGCTCTTCGTCGACGATGACGTCGTAGACCGGCGGCAGCTCCTGGCCGCCGTATTCGCGCGGCCACGACAACCCGAAGAATCCCGCTCGATAGAGCGCCCGATGCCAGTCGGCCTGACGGGCCCAGTATTCGTCGCCGGTAGCGCAGAACTCCTTGACATGCAAGGTAAGCCAGGTTCGCAGTCGTTCCCGGAAAGCGGCCTCCTGCGGGGAATCACGAAAGTCCACGACCGACCTCCTTCAGGCTCACCGGCCACAGCTCGGTCGACGTCAAGGCCCGGCGCAGGTACACGTGCGCCGGGCAATCCCAGGTATTGCCGATGCCGCCGTGTACCTGCACCGCGGTCTCGCAGACCGTTCGGGTGGCACGCCCGCAGTACACCTTGGCGACCCGGGCAGCGTGCAGCGCCGCGGCCGGTTCGAGTTCGTCCACCGCCCATGCGGCGTGCCGCAGGATGCTGATGGAACCTTCGATCAGGGCCAGGCTTTCGGCCAGTAGGTGCGCGACGGCCTGATACGAACCGATCGTCTTTCCGTACTGTTCGCGGATTTTCGCGTAGTCGCCGGCCAGCGCGTGCGCGCCGCGGGCAGCACCGAGCAGGTCCGCCGCGGTGGCCACCAGCGCGAGCGCCCGCCATCGTCCGGCGGTGTCGGCGGCTACCTCGCCGACACGCCGCGGTGACCCGGCAATGCCCGTTGTCACTCGCGTCAGGTCCGCACCGCAGTGGTCCGTGTCCAGTTCAGCCGCAAGCACCGTGGTGCCCGATATCAGCAGGGCCCGCCGATAGCCGCGGGTATCGAACGCCAGGCCGTCGACGGCGATGGTCGCGTCGCCCCGCTCGGTGTCCAGGTGGCGGGCCAGGTCGTCGGCCAGTACCGGCCCGAGAAACGGGACATCGACCAATCGGCGGCCGAATTCCTCTGTGACAATGGCGACTTCGACCCCCGAAGCCCCGTCGGAACGCAGCGATCGCCAGCCCGTCGCGGCAATCTGGCGGTCCAGCCGGGCAATTCGGTGTTCGTCAGCCAGATCCGCCACCGCCCCTGGTCCGAGATCGTCGGCTAATTTCGCTGCGGCGTCACGCAGTTGTCGTTGTTCAGCTGTCAGACGGACATCCATGAAGCTCCTTGAGCACTCGGCGCAACACCTTGCCCGAGGGCAGGCGGGGAATGTCGGGCACGAACACGACCCGGCTCAGCCGTTTGTAGGGGGCCAGCCGTGCCGCCACCCGTGCGGTGAGCTCGGCAGCCACCCCGGCGTTGCCGGGTACGTGCGTGGCGACGGCGGCGACGACCGCTTCCCCGTTGGCGCCGTCGGGAACACCGAATACCGCGCAGTCTTTGACCACCGGATGGCCGTGCAGCACGGCCTCGACTTCCGCCGGCGCAACCTGGAATCCCCGCACTTTGATCATCTCCCTGAGCCGGTCGGTGATGCGCAGCCAGCCCTCGCCGTCAAGCCAACCGATGTCGCCGGTCCGATACCAGCCGGCGCAGTACGCCTCGGCGTTAGCCGCGACCGGCAGATAGCCGGCCGTCAGAGATGTCGAGCGGGCCTGGATTTCGCCGACTTGCCCCGGGCCGAGCACTTGGCCGGTTTCCGGTGACACGATCCGCACGTCCACACCGGCAACCGGCCGGCCCACCGAGTCCAGCCGGGCGCCTTGCACAGGATTGCAGGCGATGACGGGTAACTCGGTGGTGCCGTATGCCGGCACCCATCCGACGCCGGTGCGCCGGGTCACGGTCTCGGCGATGCTGGCGGTGACCGGCGTGGCGCCCCACATGATGAACCGCAGCGACGACAGATCATAGGACTCGAGCCGGGGGCACGACGCGATGGCCTGCGCAATGGGCGCAACCGCCATTTCGATTGTGATGCGGTCGTTTTCGATGGTCTGCAGCATCCGATCCACGTCGAACCGCGGATGCAGGCGCACCAACGCGCCGGTCCGCAGCGCGGTCAGGATGTTGAGCAGGCCGAGGATGTGCGACGGCGGCGTGGCGACCTGGATGCGGTCGCGCTCGGTCAGCCGCAGCGCCTCGCGCCAGTGGCGAACGGCAGCATCCAGCGATGCGTGGGTGTGCCGCACGGCTTTTGGCAGACCCGTGGTGCCCGAGCTGAACACCAGCACCGCGTCGTCCCGCTGCTGCGGGGAACGCGTCAACGGCTCCGCGGACGCGGCCGGCTCGTCCAGGTGCAGCATCGGCATCAGGTCAGCCAGCACCGGGTGGTCGCCGACGGCGTGGGCCGGGTCGGTCAGTCCCAGGGCGTGGTCGACCTCGTCGCGTTTCCAGGCCGGGCTGATCAGCACCGCCGCCGCCCCCAGCCGCCAGATCGCCTGCAACGCGGCGACGAACTCCGGCCGGTTGGAAGCCATGACCGCAACCCGTTCGCCGGCGAGGACACCGTGGTGGCTCAGGCTCGCAGCCAGACCGTGGATCAGTGCGTCGAGCGCGGGCCGGCTGAAGCGCCGATCCTCGACCACGAGCGCGGCCGGCTCGGTCACGTCTCGTCCTTCCCCGGGGGAACCCTGACAGTCTTGAGAAGATACTATCGTCTCAGGAGAATAGTATTCTCTATACTGAAGAACGCAAGTGCAGCTAGCCTCAGAGGGCGGTGATGACGGAGCCAGGCATGGTGACGATCCAGCTCGACCGCAAGAAAGTGTCGGTACCCCTGGTCCCGGGCGAGACCCTTCTGGAAAGCGCGCGCCGGGCGGGCCTGGACCCACCCTTCAATTGCGAGGCCGGCAACTGCGGAACGTGCATGGCCAGGCTCATCGAGGGCAGCGCAACCATGCGAGTCAACGACGCGCTCGAAGAAGACGAAGTGGCCGAGGGTTACATTTTGACCTGCCAAGGAGTACCCGACACGGACTCGATCACGGTGCGTTACGAGTAGTCACCAGGAAGGCGCCATGGCCAAGGGAATCATCTATGTCGAGACTCGCCCCAGCGCAGCCGATCGCGAACGCGAATACAACATCTGGTACGACGAGGTTCACATACCCGAACTGGTGGCGCTCGACGGATTCGTCTCGGCGCGGCGCCTGAGGCCGGTGAACGGTGCGGGGCCGTATGTGGCCCTTTACGAGATCGAAGGCGATGACCTGCAGGCGATCCTGGACAACATGGTTGCCTCGGCCGGCCGATTGCACATGTCCGACGCGCTGCAGTTCGATCCCCCACCGGTGATGCGGCTGCTCGAGGTGACGAGCGCGTACCCACCGACGGCGTGATCACCTACGGCCTGAACGCTTTTCGCGTGACCGCCGGTACTCAACTTTGACGTGCCGCAACCGAACGGGTGATGCCTCGCGCGATGAGGGCACAGGCTGCCGTCGTCGCAGCAACGCATGCCAGGAACGCGAACCAATTGTGTTGCCAGCCCCAGTCATAGCGACCTTGCGCGAACACCGTCATCGCCACGATGCCGGCCACCGGGATGAGCGCATATGTCGCCCGGTAGTACCGCCGCAGGATCAGAATCCCTGCGGTCCACAACGGAGTTACCAGCGTCGCCTGAACATATGAATCGAAGATTTTCCAGGCGGGATATGAGATCGGGCCGACCGACACCTGGTTTCCGCAGTGGCGATACTGGCCGCCGACCGTGCAGACCCAGTGGCTGGTGGCGTTCAGACAAGCCAGCACGGTGAGCGCGGCCGCGATCACCAACACCACGGCGCCAACCACCATCCGCAGTCCCGGTCGGGCAGTGTGGCTGCGCAGCGCCCGCGGGGGTTCGTCGAGCACGCAAACCGTGTCCATGACCATATCGGCGATCGTTTGGCGCTTGGCCGTGAACAACGGCAGCAGGTAGCCGATGCCGAAGGTGATCGCGTCCAGAAAGTGGGCGAAGTAGCGCGCGATCGACGATCCGACGCCAATGGGCGCGCCGGTCCGTTCGCCGAGTACCTTGAACCTCAGCACCGACTTGCCGACGGTCGAGCCGGTAATCCCTTGGCGGTAGCCCCAATTCCAGACCCAGTACGCCAGCAACGCCAGATTGACGATCAATGCCACGATGCCCTGGAAACGTGAGCCGCCACCGACCAAGGTGGCGGTCACGCCGCCGACGATCCCGAGCGTCACGCCGATAACGAACCCCAGCATGTAGTCGATGAGATAGGCGCCAACTCGCCGGATCCACGATGCGTAGGCCGCCATCGGAAAGTCATGCATCGGTTGACCCGGGACCGGTGGATATCCCGCGCGTGCCCGCGGTGGGTATCCGGAGGGCGGCGGCATAGGCGGCTGTTCAGTCATTTGCCGGGCCTTCCACTGGCGGGTGGATGCAACCCTACCCGAAACGGCCCGTGCCCTGGTCGAATTCGCTGGAGGCTCGGATTTTCGGCCCAGTTCCACGCAAGTTCTGTCCGGCGCGACGCCCTTGCTGACCGGAAGGCGGGAAGGCGCATTCGGCTGTTCCGTAAGGCGTTGGTGGCCAGTACTTTGTCGCGTTTTGCGATGACACCGGCAAAGCGCACGGGTGGCCAGGCGACCGGCGGGGGCGCAGTGTCGCTCGACCTAAGGTGAGTTGCTCCAGGCCCGCCGTTACACTTCCGGAGGATGGAGCAGGATCGGTTGCGGATCGATGTCGGTCAGCTAGAAGCTACGGCGGGTCAATGGAGTCGGCGAAGCGTCGAACTTGCCGTCCTAGCACCGCCTTCACTAGGGCAACCGTTTCAACGCACCACCGCGGCGGTGTGCGGTGCCTACGCAGCGGTTGAGTTTGCCGCCGCGGCGTTGTTGGCCCGGACACAGGCGACGACTGGCACGGTGCAGGCCGGTGCTGCAGGGTATGCCAGCAACGAAGCGACGGCTGTGGCCGAGATGTCAGCCGTGCAAGCCAGGTTGGTGTAATCGGTGGCCACCCTTTCCCAAGTCCGGACCTGGAGCACCCAGCATCTGATCGAGGCGGCCGGCTACTGGACCAAGACCGCCGATCAGTGGGAAGACGTGTTCTTGCAGATGCGCAACCAATCCCACACCCTGATTTGGGAAGGCGCCGGCGGTGATGCGCTGCGGGCGCGAACCGGCGCGGACTTCTCGGTGGTGAGCGCCAAGGCCGACCAATTGCGCCAAGCGAGCAAGATTGCCCGTGACGGCGCCGGCACCATCGGGGCCGCCCAACGCAGGGTCCTCTTTGCTATCGAGGACACCCATAACGCGGGTTTTGCTGTGGGAGAAGACTTCTCGGTCATCGACACCCGAACCAGCCGCTCCGCGGCCGAACAGGCGGCTCGTCAAGCCCAAGCCCAAGCATTCGCCGCCGACATCCGCCAACGCGTCGCCCAACTGCTCGGGGTCGAACACGACGTAGCCGGCAAAATCACCGCCGCGACGGCCGGAATCGCGGCCACCACCTTCCCGGAAACACCTCACGACCCCAAACCTCGCATCCAGGCCGTCGACAACCACACCTTCAAAGACAGCCCACAACAACCGCAGCCACCGGACGATCCGGCGCGGATGACACCTGAACAAGCACGGGCAGCCTATAACCAACTGAAAGGGGAGATCCGCGACCATAATTCGTGGCGACCCCCGCTCGATGACGCCAGCGCGGTCGCCACCTACAACCGAGAAGCAGATGCGCTCAATGCCCGGAAAGGCGCCTTGGAGGCGCAGCTAGGCAAGACAGAGACCGTGCCCGCCCAAGGAACACGCCTGGTCCCGGACTGGGCACAGCCATGGCAACCGCCACCACACTCACCAACACCAGTCCCGCATGGCCCAGGCACTTGGCAACCGGTCACCGAGTCGATGTCCGACCGCGCCGCCCAATACCAAATGCAGATCACCGGACACCCCATCACCGAGGGATACATCGTCGACGGGGTGAAATTCGACGGATTCACAGACGGAGCGCTAATTGAAGTTAAAAGCTATTACTCACAGTTCATCGAAAACGGCCACTGGAAGCCGTTCTTCACCGGACAACAGAGTCTCGTCAACCAAGCACTGAATCAAGTAAGCGCTGCGCACGGAACTCCATAGAATGGGTATTCGCGGAACCAGAAACTGCCGCTGTAGTGAGGCAGATGTTAAACGATGTTCCTGGTCTACAGGGTGCTATTGACTACGTGGTTATACCGCCACCCTAAGCAAAGGATCGGTAAATGACGAAATCGAATGTGAGTGTCGGATGGGGAGGCCGTGTCGAGTCGGTCGACCAAGCCGCAGGCCGGGTTGCGAAACTGTTGCCGGCGCTCGCTGCGCTCGACTCAGCCCTGTCGAGCTGGCGCGATCTTGGCCGGTCCAAAAGGGAGGCAACCGCCAAACCCTTGGTCACCACCAACCACGCCGACTTGGTGCAGCGATTACAGGACGGACGACACCGCACCGACGTTGGCCGACAAATCATGGAAGATATGGGCTACTCGGTCTACTGGTGGAACGGCGCCGAGGACAACCAGGCGGCGGCTAACTTGAATATCCATATCGGTTCTAGTGCACTGGGAAACCATGTGGTGCTCAAGCTGCCCGAACCCGATGCGGTCCCGAGCCTCTACACCCGGGGCATCGCGCATAAACTTCTACATATTTTCGTGGATATTTTTGACCCCGATTCGGTGCTTTGGTCTAATGAGGAACTTCTCGCCAAGCAAACAGAGCCGGATCGCTCAACCGAGGATGGCCGCGGATATGTACTCGGGAAATTGATCGGACACCCGGCAGGGTGGGCTAATTTCCTCAGCGATTCCGATTCGGTAAAGTTCGACATGGCCTTGTTGCCAGCTGGCGCAACCGTTGAACGCCTCGGCACCGGAACGTTGGTGCTGCTCGGGCAAGACCCAGCTGACCCGCCGCTTCGTGATGTCCTTCAGGTGCGCAGGGCAATGGGCTACGAGGTGCCCACCCAGCGGACAGAATCATCCGAAGACGTGGACGCCGCCTCGGCCGGCCCGACGGCAACCCCTACCGCGCCGGGAGCATCTGTGAACCCGACGGACAGAGGGCAATCCGACCCTCGACCCGGCATCGAAACACGCGGTGTTGGATACCCGGAAAGCAACACTGATGCTCAGCACAGCGGCGCTCCGCGCGGTACCACCGCCCACGACTGATACTTGGCTGAATCATGGTCAACTGCACATCTGGGATCAGGCCGTTCGCCTCCGGGGTACCCATGCAATACGACGCTGACGTCAACCCGCGTGACAAAGCCGCGGCATCAGCGCCGCTGCTGCACCGCATGCGAAGCTGAGATGGAGTCGGCGAAGCGTCGAACTTGCTGTCTTAGCACCGCCCCTGCCGGGGCAACCGTTTCAACCCACCGCCGTAGCGGTGGGCGGTGCCCACGCAGCGGTTGACCTGGCTGCGGCGGCGTCGACCGCCCGCACCCAAGCGACGGCCAGCACGGTGCAGGCCGGTGCTACGGGATATGCCAGCAACGAAGCGACCGCTGTGGCCGAGATGTCAGCCGTGCAAGCCAGATTGGTGTAATCGGTGGCCACCCTTTCCCAAATCCGGACCTGGAGCACCCAGCATCTGATCGAGGCGGCCACCTACTGGACCAAGACCGCCGATCAGTGGGAAGACGTGTTCTTGCAGATGCGCAACCAATCCCACACCCTGATTTGGGAAGGCGCCGGCGGTGATGCGCTGCGGGCGCGAACCGGCGCGGACTTCACAGTCGTGAGCGCCAAAGCCGACCAATTGCGCCAAGCGAGCAAGATTGCCCGTGACGGCGCCGGCACCATCGGCGCCGCCCAACGCAGGGTCCTCTTTGCTATCGAGGACACCCATAACGCGGGTTTTGCTGTGGGAGAAGACTTCTCGGTCATCGACAGCCGAACCAGCCGATCCGCGGCCGAACAGGCGGCTCGTCAAGCCCAAGCCCAAGCATTCGCCGCCGACATCCGCCAACGCGTCGCCCAACTGCTCGGGGTCGAACACGACGTAGCCGGCAAAATCACCGCCGCGACGGCCGGAATCGCGGCCACCACCTTCCCGGAAACACCTCACGACCCCAAACCTCGCATCCAGGCCGTCGACAACCACACCTTCAAAGACAGCCCACAACAACCGCAGCCACCGGACGATCCGGCGCGGATGACACCTGAACAAGCACGGGCAGCCTATAACCAACTGAAAGGGGAGATCCGCGACCATAATTCGTGGCGACCCCCGCTCGATGACGCCAGCGCGGTCGCCACCTACAACCGAGAAGCAGATGCGCTCAATGCCCGGAAAGGCGCCTTGGAGGCGCAGCTAGGCAAGACAGAGACCGTGCCCGCCCAAGGAACACGCCTGGTCCCGGACTGGGCACAGCCATGGCAACCGCCACCACACTCACCAACACCAGTCCCGCATGGCCCAGGCACTTGGCAACCGGTCACCGAGTCGATGTCCGACCGCGCCGCCCAATACCAAATGCAGATCACCGGACACCCCATCACCGAGGGATACATCGTCGACGGGGTGAAATTCGACGGATTCACAGACGGAGCGCTAATTGAGGTTAAAAGCTATTATGATCAGTTTACCGAGAACGGCCACTGGAAGCCCTGGTTTACCGGCGAGCAAGGAATACTCAATCAGGCGTATAATCAAATACGGGTCGCCGGGACAACACCGATAGAATGGGTATTCGCTCAGCCAGAAACCGCGGCGCTCGTGGAAGATCTTCTGACAAGAAACGGGTATGCCATCAACGTCATAGTGGTTCCGCCGAAGTAGAGAGGGTCGCATGCCTAGAGCGGAAGTGGGGGTGTATTGGGGACCCCGTGCCGAATCGGTGGATGAATCCGCTTATCGGATTGCGCGGCTCGTGACGACGCTGGCAGCGCTCGATCCAGTGCTGTCGGGCTGGCGTGACGGGGGTCCGTCAAAGCGCGAAGCACTAGCCCAGCCGTTGGTAACCAACGATCACGCCGACTTGGTTGAGCGACTGCTTGCAGGGCGCAATCGCCGCCCCGACAACAACGAAGTCATCGAACCGTACGGGTACGCGGCACACTGGTGGAATGGGGGCTCCGACAACAGCCGGCCAGCTGCTAAATTGTCGATCCGTATCGCTGGGACATCAGCTATCGGGCTAAATAATGCTATGCTCGATCTTCCCGATCAAGAATCGGCGCCACGCTTGTACAGACTGGAGACCGCGCGCCACATTATCCAGACGCTTTTAGATGTCTTCGGACCCGAGTGGGGTGTTTGGACGAACAACGATCTTCGCAATAAACAAAAAGAGCCAAATCGGCCTACGAAGGATGGCCGCGGATATGTACTCGGGAAATTGATCGGACACCCGGCGGGGTGGGCTAATTTCCTCAGCGATTCCGATTCGGTAAAGTTCGACATGGCCTTGTTGCCAGCTGGCGCAACGGTTGAACGCCTCGGCACCGGAACGTTGGTGCTGCTCGGGCAAGACCCAGCTGACCCGCCGCTTCGTGATGTCCTTCAGGTGCGCAGGGCAATGGGCTACGAGGTGCCCACCCTGCGGACAGAATCATCTGAAGAGGTGGCCGTCGCCTCGGCCGGCCCGGCGGCAACCCCTACCGCACCGGGACCCTCTGTGAGCCCGACGGACAGAGGGCAATCCGACCCTCGACCCGGCATCGAAACACGCGGTGTTGGATACCCGGAAAGCAACACGGATGCTCAGCGCAGCGACGCTCAGCGCGGCACCAGCGCGCACGACAAATAGTTCTTTATTGAATCGTGCCCACGATGTCTAAGTTCGCAGCCATTCGCCTACAAGTACCGTGCAAAGCGACGTTCGGTTCATGCCCATCTCGGGTGCCAAGGAAAATATGTCACCGAGTTTTTACCTAGGTGCGTACTTGGGGATCCGTGCGGCGTCTGTGGACGAGTGCGCACAGCGTCTGACCACGCTGATTGAACAGTTCGCACACGTTGACCCACTCTTAACTGGTTGGCGCCAAGGGGCGGGATCCAAACGAAGGGCTATCGAGCAACCGGTTGTGATATCCGATCATACGGATCTAGTGACTCGGCTCCTTGCAGGACGCAATCGCCGAGACACTAACAGGCAGGTTATTGATGAACTCGGCTACTCTGTGTCTTGGTGGAACGGAAACCCAGATGCATCGATCGGCCTTTCTGTCGGATGTGGTCGGACCTCACCATACGTAACGAACAGCTTCATCTTAAATCTGCCCAAACCTGGCGCCGGCTCAGGTCACATATATGACCCGGCCGTCGCAGCGAAATTGCTGAATATCGTGGTCGACACATGGCAGCCCGATCATGCTGTTTGGACGAACCACGATCTAGTCGACAAACAGCGCCAGCCAGATCAGCGGCTGGAAAATGGCGGCATAATTGCTGGTCAATTGATCGGACACCCGGCAGGGTGGGCTAATTTACTCAGCGATTCCGATTCGGTAAAGTTCGACATGGCCTTGTTGCCAGCTGGCGCAACCGTTGAACGCCTCGGCACCGGAACGTTGGTGCTGCTCGGGCAAGACCCAGCTAACCCGCCGCTTCGTGATGTCCTTCAGGTGCGCAGGGCAATGGGCTACGAGGTGCCCACCCAGCGGACAG
Proteins encoded in this window:
- a CDS encoding acyl-CoA dehydrogenase family protein; its protein translation is MDFRDSPQEAAFRERLRTWLTLHVKEFCATGDEYWARQADWHRALYRAGFFGLSWPREYGGQELPPVYDVIVDEELARAGAPPRPSVGYLVFGIGRHGSEALRQRFLPGIIDGSQRWCQGFSEPGAGSDLASLTTTATREGDHYVLHGHKIWTSYSDVADWCLLLARTDREAHRHRGLSAFVVEMKQPGVQQRPLRMMNGVSNEFGQVLFDGATVPTDRMVGAPGDGWAVAMTVVGHEREPATLGYAARYGKLVRELLARSENPPSEELAWAAVQAEMLTHHVRRRLSEQLDGVSHGPEGSLDKLLMTWVEQSVGHAALAVGGTRDPDLLSAYLYSRAQSVMGGTSQIQKNIIASRILGLGV
- a CDS encoding acyl-CoA dehydrogenase family protein, whose product is MDVRLTAEQRQLRDAAAKLADDLGPGAVADLADEHRIARLDRQIAATGWRSLRSDGASGVEVAIVTEEFGRRLVDVPFLGPVLADDLARHLDTERGDATIAVDGLAFDTRGYRRALLISGTTVLAAELDTDHCGADLTRVTTGIAGSPRRVGEVAADTAGRWRALALVATAADLLGAARGAHALAGDYAKIREQYGKTIGSYQAVAHLLAESLALIEGSISILRHAAWAVDELEPAAALHAARVAKVYCGRATRTVCETAVQVHGGIGNTWDCPAHVYLRRALTSTELWPVSLKEVGRGLS
- a CDS encoding class I adenylate-forming enzyme family protein; translation: MTEPAALVVEDRRFSRPALDALIHGLAASLSHHGVLAGERVAVMASNRPEFVAALQAIWRLGAAAVLISPAWKRDEVDHALGLTDPAHAVGDHPVLADLMPMLHLDEPAASAEPLTRSPQQRDDAVLVFSSGTTGLPKAVRHTHASLDAAVRHWREALRLTERDRIQVATPPSHILGLLNILTALRTGALVRLHPRFDVDRMLQTIENDRITIEMAVAPIAQAIASCPRLESYDLSSLRFIMWGATPVTASIAETVTRRTGVGWVPAYGTTELPVIACNPVQGARLDSVGRPVAGVDVRIVSPETGQVLGPGQVGEIQARSTSLTAGYLPVAANAEAYCAGWYRTGDIGWLDGEGWLRITDRLREMIKVRGFQVAPAEVEAVLHGHPVVKDCAVFGVPDGANGEAVVAAVATHVPGNAGVAAELTARVAARLAPYKRLSRVVFVPDIPRLPSGKVLRRVLKELHGCPSDS
- a CDS encoding 2Fe-2S iron-sulfur cluster-binding protein; its protein translation is MTEPGMVTIQLDRKKVSVPLVPGETLLESARRAGLDPPFNCEAGNCGTCMARLIEGSATMRVNDALEEDEVAEGYILTCQGVPDTDSITVRYE
- a CDS encoding DUF4286 family protein, whose amino-acid sequence is MAKGIIYVETRPSAADREREYNIWYDEVHIPELVALDGFVSARRLRPVNGAGPYVALYEIEGDDLQAILDNMVASAGRLHMSDALQFDPPPVMRLLEVTSAYPPTA
- a CDS encoding RDD family protein, with product MTEQPPMPPPSGYPPRARAGYPPVPGQPMHDFPMAAYASWIRRVGAYLIDYMLGFVIGVTLGIVGGVTATLVGGGSRFQGIVALIVNLALLAYWVWNWGYRQGITGSTVGKSVLRFKVLGERTGAPIGVGSSIARYFAHFLDAITFGIGYLLPLFTAKRQTIADMVMDTVCVLDEPPRALRSHTARPGLRMVVGAVVLVIAAALTVLACLNATSHWVCTVGGQYRHCGNQVSVGPISYPAWKIFDSYVQATLVTPLWTAGILILRRYYRATYALIPVAGIVAMTVFAQGRYDWGWQHNWFAFLACVAATTAACALIARGITRSVAARQS
- a CDS encoding Imm52 family immunity protein; amino-acid sequence: MTKSNVSVGWGGRVESVDQAAGRVAKLLPALAALDSALSSWRDLGRSKREATAKPLVTTNHADLVQRLQDGRHRTDVGRQIMEDMGYSVYWWNGAEDNQAAANLNIHIGSSALGNHVVLKLPEPDAVPSLYTRGIAHKLLHIFVDIFDPDSVLWSNEELLAKQTEPDRSTEDGRGYVLGKLIGHPAGWANFLSDSDSVKFDMALLPAGATVERLGTGTLVLLGQDPADPPLRDVLQVRRAMGYEVPTQRTESSEDVDAASAGPTATPTAPGASVNPTDRGQSDPRPGIETRGVGYPESNTDAQHSGAPRGTTAHD
- a CDS encoding Tox-REase-5 domain-containing protein codes for the protein MFLQMRNQSHTLIWEGAGGDALRARTGADFTVVSAKADQLRQASKIARDGAGTIGAAQRRVLFAIEDTHNAGFAVGEDFSVIDSRTSRSAAEQAARQAQAQAFAADIRQRVAQLLGVEHDVAGKITAATAGIAATTFPETPHDPKPRIQAVDNHTFKDSPQQPQPPDDPARMTPEQARAAYNQLKGEIRDHNSWRPPLDDASAVATYNREADALNARKGALEAQLGKTETVPAQGTRLVPDWAQPWQPPPHSPTPVPHGPGTWQPVTESMSDRAAQYQMQITGHPITEGYIVDGVKFDGFTDGALIEVKSYYDQFTENGHWKPWFTGEQGILNQAYNQIRVAGTTPIEWVFAQPETAALVEDLLTRNGYAINVIVVPPK
- a CDS encoding Imm52 family immunity protein, with the protein product MYWGPRAESVDESAYRIARLVTTLAALDPVLSGWRDGGPSKREALAQPLVTNDHADLVERLLAGRNRRPDNNEVIEPYGYAAHWWNGGSDNSRPAAKLSIRIAGTSAIGLNNAMLDLPDQESAPRLYRLETARHIIQTLLDVFGPEWGVWTNNDLRNKQKEPNRPTKDGRGYVLGKLIGHPAGWANFLSDSDSVKFDMALLPAGATVERLGTGTLVLLGQDPADPPLRDVLQVRRAMGYEVPTLRTESSEEVAVASAGPAATPTAPGPSVSPTDRGQSDPRPGIETRGVGYPESNTDAQRSDAQRGTSAHDK
- a CDS encoding Imm52 family immunity protein; amino-acid sequence: MPISGAKENMSPSFYLGAYLGIRAASVDECAQRLTTLIEQFAHVDPLLTGWRQGAGSKRRAIEQPVVISDHTDLVTRLLAGRNRRDTNRQVIDELGYSVSWWNGNPDASIGLSVGCGRTSPYVTNSFILNLPKPGAGSGHIYDPAVAAKLLNIVVDTWQPDHAVWTNHDLVDKQRQPDQRLENGGIIAGQLIGHPAGWANLLSDSDSVKFDMALLPAGATVERLGTGTLVLLGQDPANPPLRDVLQVRRAMGYEVPTQRTESSEDVDAASAGPAATPTAPGASVNPTDRGQSDPRPGIETRGVGYPESNTDAQRSDAPRGTTAHD